From the genome of Geothrix sp. 21YS21S-4, one region includes:
- a CDS encoding AglZ/HisF2 family acetamidino modification protein produces MLRPRIIPCLLVHQGGLVKTVEFKAPRYVGDPINAVKIFNEKETDELAVLDIDATVHQIEPNFKLIANLAAECRMPLCYGGGVKRADQARKIIGLGVEKVAISSAAIERPALIREASSEIGAQSVVVVLDVRSGPKGGVYEIWTHNGQRNTGRSLVDVAQEVESLGAGEIVINAIDRDGIGKGYDLDLARTVRQAVHVPITLLGGAGSLHDIRLLVEACGIVGAAAGSLFVFKGPYRAVLINYPNPSAKDELVMKALPTH; encoded by the coding sequence ATGCTCCGTCCCCGGATCATCCCTTGTCTGCTCGTCCACCAAGGTGGACTAGTCAAGACAGTTGAATTCAAGGCGCCGAGATACGTCGGCGATCCCATCAACGCGGTCAAAATCTTCAACGAAAAGGAAACGGACGAGCTGGCGGTCCTGGATATCGACGCCACGGTCCACCAAATCGAGCCTAATTTCAAACTGATTGCCAACCTGGCTGCCGAGTGTCGGATGCCTCTCTGCTACGGCGGCGGGGTCAAGAGGGCCGACCAGGCGAGAAAAATCATCGGGCTCGGGGTCGAAAAGGTGGCCATCAGTTCGGCCGCCATCGAACGCCCGGCCCTCATCCGTGAGGCCTCCAGCGAAATCGGAGCGCAGAGTGTCGTGGTGGTACTCGACGTCCGGTCCGGACCCAAGGGGGGCGTCTATGAGATCTGGACACACAACGGTCAGCGGAATACGGGACGATCCCTCGTGGATGTGGCCCAGGAAGTCGAATCACTCGGAGCTGGCGAAATCGTCATCAATGCGATCGACCGCGATGGGATCGGAAAGGGATATGACCTCGATCTGGCACGAACCGTCCGCCAAGCCGTCCATGTTCCCATCACTCTTCTCGGCGGGGCTGGATCCCTCCATGACATTCGCCTTCTCGTAGAGGCTTGTGGAATCGTGGGTGCCGCCGCCGGCAGCCTATTCGTGTTCAAAGGGCCCTATCGTGCCGTCTTGATCAACTATCCGAACCCTTCCGCCAAGGACGAGCTTGTCATGAAGGCCCTCCCTACACATTGA
- the wecB gene encoding non-hydrolyzing UDP-N-acetylglucosamine 2-epimerase: MKKLKVATVVGTRPEIIRLSRVLARLDEHCDHVLIHTGQNYDYELNQVFFEDLGIRRPDHFLNSATGGVAETIGNIITSVDKVLAEVRPEALLVLGDTNSCLAAIPAKRRQIPIFHMEAGNRCFDQRVPEETNRRIVDHTADVNLTYSSIAREYLLREGLPPDLVIKTGSPMFEVLDHYRPHIEASDALVRLGLEAGRYFVVSAHREENIESPRAFAKLVAVLNALATDFDFPVIVSTHPRTRKRIEAEGIAFSPRVSLLKPLGFHDYVRLQMSARVVLSDSGTITEESSILGFSALNLREAHERPEGMEEAAVMMVGLEVDRVRQGLALLQSGVDGNSPRPRLVADYSIPDVSHKVVRILHSYTDYVNRVVWRKYT; encoded by the coding sequence GTGAAGAAGCTCAAGGTCGCCACCGTCGTCGGCACCCGTCCCGAGATCATCCGGCTATCCCGCGTTCTCGCTCGCCTCGACGAGCATTGCGACCATGTCCTCATCCACACCGGCCAGAACTACGACTACGAACTCAACCAGGTCTTCTTCGAAGATCTAGGTATCCGCCGGCCGGATCACTTCCTGAATAGCGCTACCGGCGGCGTAGCCGAAACGATCGGAAACATCATCACCTCCGTTGACAAGGTCCTTGCGGAGGTCAGGCCGGAGGCCCTCCTGGTCCTCGGCGATACCAACAGCTGTCTGGCGGCCATCCCGGCCAAGCGCCGGCAGATCCCCATCTTCCATATGGAAGCTGGCAATCGCTGCTTCGATCAACGCGTCCCGGAGGAAACCAATCGCCGGATCGTGGACCACACCGCCGATGTGAATCTCACCTACAGTTCCATCGCCCGCGAGTACCTGCTTCGGGAGGGCCTCCCCCCTGACCTCGTCATCAAGACCGGCAGCCCGATGTTCGAGGTGCTCGACCACTACCGCCCCCACATCGAGGCCTCCGACGCTCTCGTACGGCTCGGCCTGGAGGCCGGACGCTACTTCGTGGTGAGCGCCCACCGGGAAGAGAACATCGAGTCGCCCCGCGCCTTCGCCAAGCTGGTGGCGGTTCTGAACGCTCTGGCGACCGATTTCGACTTTCCCGTGATTGTCTCAACTCATCCCAGGACACGGAAACGCATCGAAGCCGAAGGCATCGCATTCTCCCCTCGAGTGTCCCTGCTCAAGCCGCTGGGATTCCACGACTACGTCCGACTTCAAATGTCGGCCAGAGTTGTGCTTTCCGATAGCGGAACCATCACGGAGGAATCTTCGATCCTGGGGTTTTCCGCCCTCAACCTTCGGGAAGCCCACGAGCGGCCGGAAGGCATGGAAGAGGCTGCCGTCATGATGGTCGGCCTAGAGGTGGACCGCGTCCGACAGGGCCTAGCCCTCCTTCAGAGTGGGGTGGATGGGAATTCCCCCAGGCCCCGGCTCGTTGCGGATTACAGCATCCCCGATGTTTCCCACAAGGTCGTCCGCATCCTCCACAGCTACACGGATTACGTGAACCGGGTAGTGTGGCGCAAATATACCTAG
- the pnp gene encoding polyribonucleotide nucleotidyltransferase: MNALKFNPTTVTADLGGTPISLETGRIAKQAHGAVIVRQGDTMVLVAVCYGTPREGIDFFPLTVDYREPVLAAGKIPGGWFKREGRPTTKETLTSRLIDRPLRPLFEEGYNGDTMITAQVLSYDGQHAPETLAMVGASAALIISEIPFVNPVGGVRVGRVNGQLIVNPTVDQRAESDIDLLVAGTADALVMVECGAKEVLEADMVKALAFGHDQIKTLVKLQKDLQAKVGKPKVAAAKAERNDALYNEVAAGFAEKLFAALTMKVKIESYKAIDLLKKEAVAQFCADKPELKKETVACFDELKETLFRNAILKQGVRLDGRKFDQIRPLNIEVGVLPSAHGSCLFTRGETQALVTTTLGTINNVQIIDGLEEEYKKKFYLHYNFPGYSVGECKPNRGPGRREIGHGMLAERSLFAVLPSADENPYTVRVVSDITESNGSSSMATICGGTLALMDAGIKLKAPVAGVAMGLVSDGDKFVVLSDIAGQEDHYGDMDFKVAGTDKGITALQMDIKIGGITTEILTKALDQAKTGRLHLLEQMGQVLAMPRAEYAKNAPQMHSIQLPKEKIRDVIGKGGATIRNIIEVSGCEVNIDDDGLCQVAGPTQEKLNIALKMIGDLIQTAEVGKTYLGKVAKVVEFGAFVTILPGLDGLLHVSEIAHHRVKDPADELNEGQEVMVKCIGIDEKNGKIKLSRKVLIPKPEGTEEEPVSEGGEEARRERRPRPRRDR, from the coding sequence ATGAACGCACTGAAGTTCAACCCCACCACCGTCACGGCGGATCTGGGCGGGACGCCCATCAGCCTCGAGACCGGTCGCATCGCTAAGCAGGCCCATGGGGCCGTGATCGTCCGCCAGGGCGACACGATGGTCCTCGTCGCCGTCTGCTACGGCACGCCCCGGGAAGGCATCGACTTCTTCCCCCTCACCGTGGACTACCGCGAGCCCGTTCTGGCCGCCGGCAAGATCCCCGGAGGCTGGTTCAAGCGCGAGGGCCGCCCCACCACCAAGGAGACTCTCACCTCCCGCCTCATCGACCGCCCGCTGCGCCCCCTCTTTGAAGAGGGCTACAACGGCGACACGATGATCACCGCCCAGGTGCTCAGCTACGACGGCCAGCACGCCCCCGAGACCCTGGCCATGGTTGGCGCCTCCGCAGCCCTGATCATCAGCGAGATCCCCTTCGTGAATCCCGTGGGCGGCGTCCGCGTGGGCCGCGTCAACGGCCAGCTCATCGTGAACCCCACGGTGGACCAGCGTGCTGAAAGCGACATCGATCTCCTGGTGGCCGGCACGGCCGACGCCCTGGTGATGGTGGAGTGCGGCGCCAAGGAAGTGCTGGAAGCCGACATGGTGAAGGCCCTGGCCTTCGGCCACGACCAGATCAAGACCCTCGTGAAGCTCCAGAAGGACCTGCAGGCCAAGGTGGGCAAGCCCAAGGTCGCCGCCGCCAAGGCCGAGCGCAACGACGCGCTCTACAACGAAGTGGCCGCCGGCTTCGCCGAGAAGCTGTTCGCGGCCCTCACGATGAAGGTGAAGATCGAGAGCTACAAGGCCATCGACCTCCTCAAGAAGGAAGCCGTGGCCCAGTTCTGCGCCGACAAGCCCGAACTGAAGAAGGAGACGGTCGCCTGCTTCGACGAACTCAAGGAGACCCTCTTCCGCAACGCCATCCTTAAGCAGGGCGTGCGCCTGGACGGTCGCAAATTCGACCAAATCCGCCCCCTCAACATCGAGGTCGGCGTCCTTCCCTCCGCCCACGGCAGCTGCCTCTTCACCCGCGGCGAGACCCAGGCCCTCGTCACCACCACCCTGGGCACCATCAACAACGTCCAGATCATCGACGGGCTGGAAGAGGAGTACAAGAAGAAGTTCTACCTCCACTACAACTTCCCCGGCTACAGCGTGGGCGAGTGCAAGCCCAACCGCGGGCCCGGCCGCCGCGAGATCGGGCACGGGATGCTGGCCGAGCGCAGCCTGTTCGCGGTGCTCCCTTCCGCCGATGAGAATCCCTACACCGTGCGCGTGGTCTCCGACATCACCGAGAGCAACGGGTCGTCCAGCATGGCCACCATCTGCGGCGGCACCCTGGCCCTGATGGACGCCGGCATCAAGCTCAAGGCCCCCGTGGCCGGCGTGGCCATGGGCCTCGTCAGCGACGGCGACAAGTTCGTCGTCCTCTCCGACATCGCCGGTCAGGAGGACCACTACGGCGACATGGACTTCAAGGTCGCCGGTACGGACAAGGGCATCACCGCCCTTCAGATGGACATCAAGATCGGCGGCATCACCACCGAGATCCTGACCAAGGCCCTCGACCAGGCCAAGACCGGCCGCCTGCACCTGCTCGAGCAAATGGGCCAGGTACTCGCCATGCCGCGCGCCGAGTACGCCAAGAACGCCCCCCAGATGCACAGCATCCAGCTCCCCAAGGAGAAGATCCGCGACGTCATCGGCAAGGGCGGCGCCACCATCCGCAACATCATCGAAGTGAGCGGCTGCGAAGTGAACATCGACGATGACGGCCTCTGTCAGGTCGCCGGTCCGACCCAGGAGAAGCTGAACATCGCCCTCAAGATGATCGGCGACCTCATCCAGACCGCTGAAGTCGGGAAGACCTACCTCGGCAAGGTTGCCAAGGTCGTCGAGTTCGGTGCCTTCGTCACCATCCTCCCCGGCCTGGACGGCCTCCTGCACGTCAGCGAGATCGCCCACCACCGCGTCAAGGACCCCGCCGACGAACTGAATGAAGGCCAGGAAGTCATGGTCAAGTGCATCGGCATCGACGAGAAGAACGGCAAGATCAAGCTCAGCCGGAAGGTGCTCATTCCCAAACCCGAAGGAACGGAAGAAGAGCCGGTCAGCGAAGGCGGCGAGGAAGCCCGCCGCGAGCGGCGTCCCCGGCCTCGGCGGGATCGCTAG
- a CDS encoding NAD-dependent epimerase/dehydratase family protein, with the protein MIILITGSKGFIGRNLMLRLGEVGHRDILEIEADSSKEALQEAVHKADVVFHLAGVNRPTDPAEFATGNAGFTGQLCEALAATGRSIPVIFSSSIQAALDNPYGLSKRQAEGVLHDYASTTGASVHLFRLANVFGKWSRPNYNSAVATFCHNVARALPITIHDPSAPLRLVYIDDVIDAFLRLLSSPPPSSGFLEAGPVFETTVGEVAGLIRSFPKNRISLAAPQAGSGLVRALYATYLSHLPPEHFDYQVPRHVDLRGEFAEMLKTHDCGQFSYFTAHPGITRGDHYHHTKTEKFLVVRGTARFEFRHMDTGQIHTLTVPGGEGRIVETVPGWTHNIANIGQDELIVMLWANEAFDRARPDTIPMKVIP; encoded by the coding sequence ATGATCATCCTCATCACGGGATCGAAGGGTTTCATCGGTCGCAACCTCATGCTCCGCCTGGGTGAAGTCGGCCATCGGGACATCCTGGAGATCGAAGCGGATTCCTCCAAGGAAGCCCTCCAGGAGGCGGTCCACAAAGCGGACGTGGTATTCCACCTCGCCGGAGTGAACCGGCCGACCGATCCGGCAGAATTCGCCACGGGCAACGCCGGCTTCACCGGCCAGTTGTGTGAAGCCCTTGCGGCCACCGGGCGGTCCATTCCCGTGATCTTCTCCTCCTCTATCCAGGCGGCCCTGGACAACCCTTACGGCTTGAGCAAGCGTCAGGCGGAGGGGGTGCTCCATGACTACGCCAGCACTACAGGGGCCTCGGTCCACCTGTTTCGGTTGGCCAACGTGTTCGGGAAATGGAGTCGGCCGAACTACAACTCCGCGGTGGCCACCTTCTGCCATAACGTCGCGCGGGCCCTGCCGATCACCATCCATGACCCCTCGGCCCCGCTCAGGCTGGTCTACATCGATGATGTCATCGACGCCTTCCTGCGCCTTCTGAGCTCGCCCCCCCCCTCCTCAGGTTTCCTTGAGGCCGGTCCCGTCTTCGAGACCACGGTAGGCGAGGTGGCCGGACTCATTCGGTCTTTCCCCAAGAATCGGATTTCTCTCGCGGCTCCCCAGGCCGGCTCTGGACTCGTTCGGGCTCTCTACGCCACCTACCTCAGCCACCTCCCTCCGGAACACTTTGACTACCAAGTCCCCCGCCATGTGGATCTCCGGGGCGAATTCGCGGAAATGCTCAAGACTCACGACTGCGGCCAGTTCTCCTATTTCACGGCCCACCCCGGCATCACCCGCGGCGATCACTACCACCACACCAAGACCGAGAAATTCCTCGTCGTCCGGGGCACCGCCCGATTCGAATTCCGCCACATGGACACGGGACAGATCCACACCCTGACCGTCCCGGGCGGGGAGGGCCGAATCGTCGAGACCGTGCCCGGGTGGACGCACAATATCGCCAACATCGGCCAAGACGAGCTCATCGTGATGCTCTGGGCCAACGAAGCGTTCGACCGGGCCAGGCCGGACACGATCCCCATGAAGGTGATCCCGTGA
- the hisH gene encoding imidazole glycerol phosphate synthase subunit HisH has protein sequence MITIVDYGLGNIQAFANVYKRLNMAVRFAREAKDLDGSQRIILPGVGAFDHAMERLDRSGMRASLHDLVTNRGIPVLGICVGMQMLAKSSEEGVTPGLSWITGRVRNFRSVPRPDHLPLPHMGWNDVYPMAGNPLFRGLEEGSRFYFLHSFFMECNHPKDIAATTEYGFDFPCAVNHDNIYGVQFHPEKSHHYGQQLLKNFGEL, from the coding sequence ATGATTACCATCGTCGACTATGGCCTGGGGAACATCCAAGCATTCGCCAATGTCTACAAGCGCCTCAACATGGCAGTTCGATTCGCCCGAGAAGCCAAGGATCTCGATGGATCCCAGCGCATCATCCTTCCGGGCGTCGGAGCCTTCGATCATGCCATGGAGCGACTGGATCGATCGGGTATGCGAGCCTCCCTCCATGATCTGGTGACGAACAGAGGGATCCCCGTTCTTGGGATCTGCGTGGGCATGCAAATGTTGGCGAAATCCAGCGAGGAGGGTGTCACTCCGGGGCTTTCCTGGATCACGGGGAGGGTTCGGAATTTTCGTTCCGTCCCCCGCCCCGACCATCTCCCGCTTCCCCATATGGGATGGAACGATGTTTACCCCATGGCCGGGAATCCGCTATTCCGTGGATTGGAGGAGGGGTCCCGCTTCTACTTCCTCCATTCCTTCTTCATGGAGTGCAACCACCCCAAAGACATTGCAGCCACCACCGAATACGGGTTCGATTTCCCATGCGCCGTCAACCATGACAACATTTACGGCGTCCAATTCCATCCCGAGAAGAGCCATCATTACGGACAGCAGCTCCTCAAGAATTTCGGAGAACTCTGA
- a CDS encoding polysaccharide biosynthesis protein, which translates to MFQNRTLLITGGTGSFGNAVLRRFLDSDLAEIRIFSRDEKKQDDMRKKYNNSKIKFYIGDVRDPRSVKSAMRGVDYCFHAAALKQVPSCEFYPMEAVRTNVMGTENVLEAAIDARVKRVVCLSTDKAVYPINAMGISKAMLEKVMVATSRNLEQTETVICGTRYGNVMASRGSVIPLFVEQVLAGTPITITDSAMTRFMMTLEDAVELVIYAFTHGRNGDIFVQKAPAATIKVLAQAILSLMKQRDHQIREIGTRHGEKLYESLLTREELAAAEDLGGYYRIPPDARDLNYAKFVEQGETSITLGEDYNSHNTRRLDQTGMEELLLKLEFMRRIANGQPAVAEA; encoded by the coding sequence ATGTTTCAAAACCGCACACTCTTGATCACCGGTGGAACCGGCTCTTTCGGAAACGCGGTCCTTCGCCGGTTTCTCGATTCCGATCTGGCCGAGATCCGCATCTTCAGTCGGGACGAGAAGAAGCAGGATGATATGCGGAAGAAATACAACAATAGTAAAATAAAGTTCTACATTGGAGATGTGAGAGATCCCAGGAGCGTCAAGTCGGCCATGCGTGGGGTGGACTACTGCTTCCACGCCGCCGCCCTCAAACAGGTCCCCTCCTGTGAGTTCTACCCCATGGAGGCCGTCCGAACAAATGTGATGGGCACCGAAAATGTGCTGGAAGCCGCCATCGATGCGCGTGTGAAGCGCGTCGTGTGCCTGAGTACCGACAAGGCCGTCTATCCGATCAATGCCATGGGCATCTCCAAAGCCATGCTTGAGAAGGTCATGGTGGCCACTTCCCGCAACCTGGAGCAGACGGAAACGGTGATCTGCGGGACCCGGTACGGAAACGTCATGGCCTCGCGGGGTTCGGTCATTCCACTGTTCGTGGAGCAGGTTCTAGCTGGAACGCCCATCACCATCACCGACTCAGCCATGACCCGCTTCATGATGACCCTGGAGGACGCGGTCGAATTGGTGATCTACGCCTTCACCCACGGCCGAAACGGCGACATTTTCGTCCAGAAGGCACCGGCTGCCACCATCAAGGTCTTGGCCCAGGCCATCCTCTCCCTGATGAAGCAGCGGGATCATCAGATTCGCGAGATCGGCACCCGCCACGGCGAAAAGCTCTACGAATCGCTCCTCACCCGGGAGGAACTCGCGGCCGCGGAGGATCTCGGGGGCTACTATCGCATTCCGCCGGACGCCCGCGATCTCAACTATGCCAAGTTCGTAGAGCAGGGCGAAACGTCCATCACCCTCGGTGAGGACTACAACTCACACAACACGCGCCGCTTGGATCAGACGGGCATGGAGGAACTCCTTTTGAAGCTCGAATTCATGCGGCGCATCGCCAACGGTCAACCGGCCGTAGCGGAGGCCTGA
- a CDS encoding MraY family glycosyltransferase, which translates to MDRPDEARKHHTRPIARTGGLALWLLFAGAQITGRMPFHLNAIQWMGIHAMALVGLLDDRFNLRPRYKALAGLGVSLLLAAEVVRTSPLAGGTISLCGINLPNHPAMIFPLMALWFWALPQAYNLIDGINGLSMGFAALLLGVIGWNLGGQSALLWGGLAAVFLLNFPKARHFLGDCGALMLGTFFAVLGVKAFALRDPNLLLWVFAYPIVDVSLVVGIRRWKGLPLAGADRSHLHHWMMDQVGGRSWVATPILLGVAVLPMLRASGIPGGDAVSALGLAFLLLLAFKAFKDRVTRLEKGKESTPTRVRRAIPFMAPAGAREPSGSHSQL; encoded by the coding sequence ATGGACCGTCCCGACGAGGCTCGCAAACATCACACCCGCCCCATTGCCCGGACGGGAGGCCTTGCCCTTTGGCTGCTGTTCGCGGGGGCCCAAATTACGGGACGGATGCCCTTCCACCTGAATGCAATTCAATGGATGGGTATTCACGCGATGGCACTGGTGGGATTGCTCGATGATCGCTTCAACCTGCGCCCTCGCTACAAGGCCTTGGCGGGCCTTGGGGTTTCGCTGCTGCTCGCAGCGGAGGTCGTGCGGACCTCTCCCCTGGCGGGAGGAACCATCTCCCTTTGCGGAATCAATCTGCCCAATCATCCCGCCATGATCTTTCCTCTCATGGCTCTGTGGTTCTGGGCGCTTCCCCAGGCCTATAACCTGATCGACGGTATCAATGGGCTGTCCATGGGCTTCGCGGCCCTACTGCTGGGCGTCATTGGCTGGAACCTCGGCGGACAATCCGCGCTTCTATGGGGCGGTCTGGCCGCGGTTTTCCTCCTGAACTTCCCCAAGGCCCGGCATTTCCTCGGGGATTGCGGGGCCCTCATGCTGGGGACTTTCTTTGCCGTCCTCGGGGTGAAAGCCTTCGCGTTGCGCGACCCCAACCTGCTGTTGTGGGTCTTCGCTTACCCCATCGTCGATGTGAGCCTGGTGGTGGGCATCCGCCGATGGAAGGGGCTGCCCCTTGCTGGCGCCGACCGGAGTCACCTCCATCACTGGATGATGGATCAGGTGGGCGGCCGTTCCTGGGTAGCGACTCCCATTCTCTTGGGTGTCGCGGTACTTCCCATGCTGCGGGCCTCTGGGATTCCCGGGGGAGACGCCGTCTCGGCGCTCGGACTGGCCTTCCTGCTCCTGTTGGCTTTCAAAGCGTTCAAGGATCGGGTGACGCGACTGGAAAAGGGGAAGGAATCTACACCTACCCGTGTGCGGCGCGCCATCCCCTTCATGGCCCCGGCGGGGGCCCGGGAGCCTTCGGGATCGCATTCCCAGCTGTAG
- a CDS encoding glycosyltransferase family 4 protein has translation MVTQYFWPEPFRINDLVENLVSRGHQVTVLTGYPNYPEGQIYPPFKASPDDFDEYARAKVVRVPILPRGKGNLRLALNYLSFVLSGLLFGTWRLRGQPYDAIFVFQTSPITAALPAIWFRRLKRAPMLMWVLDLWPESLSAVGVLKSPHLLAWVGHLVSFIYQHCDRILIQSRAFFPNIARYTGNISKVRYFPSWSEPIFHIPLEDVPLAPEMVPFKNTFNVMFTGNIGEAQDFPTILKAVEILKEHGDIRWLIVGDGRAASFLKTQIEERKLQSRIILLGRHPLERVPSFMRGAQALLVTLRREPIFSLTVPGKLQTYLATGLPLIGMLDGEGAQIILDSGAGFACPAGDGVALAQCIRNLADLRREVRASMGRQGRKYCITHFDRESLISDLEAWTEELVVTNVVIPSRGRTHP, from the coding sequence GTGGTCACTCAGTATTTCTGGCCAGAGCCCTTCAGGATTAATGACCTGGTGGAGAATCTCGTCAGCCGGGGCCACCAGGTGACCGTGCTCACGGGGTACCCGAATTACCCCGAGGGTCAGATCTATCCCCCATTCAAAGCCTCTCCAGACGACTTCGACGAATACGCTAGGGCCAAAGTTGTGCGCGTCCCAATCCTCCCACGCGGCAAGGGCAACCTTCGCTTGGCGCTCAACTATCTCAGCTTCGTCCTCTCCGGCCTGTTGTTCGGAACCTGGCGCCTGCGCGGCCAGCCTTACGACGCGATCTTCGTATTCCAGACCTCCCCTATCACCGCTGCTCTACCCGCAATCTGGTTCCGCCGTCTGAAGCGGGCACCGATGCTGATGTGGGTGCTGGACCTCTGGCCAGAATCGCTCTCCGCCGTCGGCGTGCTGAAATCTCCACACCTTTTGGCATGGGTGGGTCACCTAGTATCATTCATTTACCAGCACTGCGATCGCATACTTATCCAATCTAGGGCTTTCTTCCCAAACATCGCCAGGTATACTGGGAACATCTCGAAAGTTCGTTATTTCCCCAGCTGGTCTGAGCCAATTTTTCACATCCCCCTAGAAGATGTGCCACTAGCCCCGGAGATGGTTCCATTTAAAAATACGTTCAATGTAATGTTCACAGGAAATATCGGGGAGGCTCAGGACTTTCCAACGATATTGAAGGCGGTTGAAATTCTAAAAGAACATGGCGATATCCGCTGGCTTATCGTTGGAGACGGACGAGCGGCGAGCTTTCTCAAGACCCAAATCGAGGAACGGAAGCTACAGAGCAGGATAATTCTCCTCGGTCGACATCCTCTGGAGCGAGTGCCCTCTTTTATGCGAGGAGCTCAGGCACTTCTCGTCACTCTTCGCCGCGAACCTATCTTCAGTCTGACGGTTCCAGGTAAGTTACAGACTTACTTAGCCACCGGTCTGCCACTTATTGGTATGTTAGATGGAGAAGGGGCACAAATTATTCTTGATTCCGGAGCCGGTTTTGCTTGCCCGGCCGGTGATGGAGTCGCCCTCGCGCAATGCATAAGAAACCTTGCCGATCTTCGTCGAGAGGTACGCGCTTCAATGGGACGACAAGGGCGTAAGTACTGCATTACTCATTTTGATCGGGAAAGCCTGATCTCCGACCTGGAAGCCTGGACGGAAGAACTTGTTGTTACTAATGTAGTTATTCCGTCGCGAGGTAGGACTCATCCCTAA
- a CDS encoding N-acetyl sugar amidotransferase — protein sequence MDRTTHPKRAYQICSNCIMDTSDSNIRFDDRGWCDYCSNYHQNIVPNWHPDERGARELAAIADQIRKDGRGRDHDCLIGISGGVDSSYVTYLAKEKMGLKPLLFHVDAGWNSQQAVNNIEKLVDGLGVDLHTEVIDWLEMKDLQLAFFKAQVPHLDTPQDHAFFAGLYNFAAKHGFKYILTGANYSTECVREPLEWHYHASDLRQLLDIHRIHGTRPLTTFPLADIFKYKLYFRFVKGVRVVKPLNCVPFHKEEAMQELVDRFEWQKYAHKHYESRFTRFYEGFWLPRKFGYDKRRAHFSSLILTGQLTRENALRKVSEPAYSEETIAQDFEYIATKLDLTVAELQQIMDSPNKTYRDYKNSMAMIDFGTQVLRAVGIQRAIIR from the coding sequence GTGGATCGCACCACCCATCCAAAGCGTGCTTATCAGATCTGTTCGAACTGCATCATGGACACCAGTGACTCGAACATACGATTCGATGACCGCGGGTGGTGCGACTACTGCAGTAACTACCACCAGAACATTGTTCCGAATTGGCATCCCGACGAACGGGGTGCGCGGGAACTGGCCGCCATCGCCGATCAGATCCGAAAGGATGGACGCGGACGGGATCATGATTGCCTCATTGGAATCAGTGGGGGTGTGGACAGCTCTTACGTCACCTACCTGGCCAAGGAGAAGATGGGGCTCAAGCCTCTGCTATTCCATGTAGATGCAGGATGGAACTCCCAGCAGGCTGTCAACAACATCGAGAAACTGGTCGATGGGCTCGGAGTGGATCTCCACACCGAGGTTATCGACTGGCTCGAGATGAAAGACCTGCAGCTCGCTTTCTTCAAGGCACAGGTTCCTCACCTTGATACACCGCAGGACCACGCCTTCTTCGCGGGCTTATACAATTTCGCAGCCAAGCACGGGTTCAAGTACATCCTCACCGGCGCCAATTACTCCACCGAGTGCGTCCGGGAGCCCCTAGAATGGCACTACCACGCTTCGGACCTCAGGCAACTGCTCGACATTCATCGCATCCATGGCACGCGCCCGCTGACGACCTTCCCCCTGGCTGACATCTTCAAGTACAAGCTCTACTTTCGGTTCGTCAAAGGCGTACGGGTCGTCAAGCCGTTGAACTGCGTCCCCTTCCACAAGGAGGAGGCCATGCAGGAATTGGTGGATCGCTTCGAATGGCAGAAATATGCCCATAAGCACTATGAGTCCAGGTTCACTCGGTTCTATGAAGGATTCTGGCTCCCGCGCAAATTTGGCTACGACAAACGACGGGCGCACTTCTCGAGCCTAATTCTCACCGGACAGCTGACTCGCGAGAATGCGTTGCGCAAGGTTTCCGAACCAGCCTACAGCGAAGAAACCATTGCCCAGGATTTCGAATACATCGCGACGAAGCTCGATCTCACTGTCGCGGAACTCCAGCAGATCATGGATAGCCCCAATAAGACCTACCGAGACTACAAGAACAGCATGGCTATGATCGATTTTGGGACGCAGGTCCTTCGGGCGGTCGGCATCCAGCGGGCCATCATCCGATGA